A single region of the Chelmon rostratus isolate fCheRos1 chromosome 5, fCheRos1.pri, whole genome shotgun sequence genome encodes:
- the gas2l1 gene encoding GAS2-like protein 2: protein MADQSNIQSAASKSIRPFKSSEEYLYAMKEDLAEWLNTLYDLDITADTFMDGLETGCALCRHANNVNRAAQDFQLEYPEAAQSMKVPSKDVVFQSRNVVPGSFLARDNVSNFISWCRQELWIKDVLMFETNDLVERCNEKNFVLCLLEVARRGSKFGMLAPMLIQLEEEIEEEIRDQESQRIDAGEPVEQSPPSRCFSRKESCKNVEDEDEPDPEPFIWQQKRVLCDMRNLDELVREILGQCSCPAQFPMIKVSEGKYKVGDSSALIFIRVLRTHVMVRVGGGWDTLEHYLDKHDPCRCAAFAHRYHQAKASGQGQGGQSKSSSAHSSRSTSPGPHWRNDGIAPYKQPDRRSLEPPSAPCASTSSTRPGHSQNPSGSAELDSGAARTLLPRPPRDRSEPRHFNPLRNKETKLPVTRRLSGDSDSSTASSKGGGGGGGGGGRYSGASRRSGEEVILLVNRKEGKHMIERPGGRNQTPSLRPSIPRARSQSRERPALTPILKPNPPQGSSDGSRTSRTERGRSLGNEGPRRVHGPRSHSQSKLSSRTRSSDASPGPASCYRDPQPPPLDRREDLRAKQVPPSSPRMGGGFSKRQSSSCSNSPIKAVQNNNSSPSKKTITTPRPPAPRSPSIGKGRLLPPVTSGGRRSPHSSPRNSHHHAARSPRTLQGPRSAGRGHHRNWSGMERQEPEEEELGLGFQMLPALDPQREQDLYRSFEAEFLANTQQGRGVSSRAPGGATLQGVGTHSVPAPTDPNVTDSAYSSSNSSTSSLNVGAKLGTLPDLRESKRTIPRHFPLEDPLHLLHGHNFGGPHNFGQGEPEHWGSRGGGLKKLPAISSSIEERDLPSSLPGLRDTDSDRLMNQVPSQPAFHCRNMNGDHGGFPPTGGLTDQQDQLGWGTGPEGDIPLENHQPNLPYDLENSDGSDDLPPPEACPSPVPLPPSEDCSFQDSSSENSSMCFSLSESRSESPPPSSPLANGDTDGEVLHTKKGQKKGDRVGCISKHKLRTRIRPRIDNRPENSPSRIPTPVSYRDLQAHNTLSPCHTPPLSPQSSHSTGHPATCKSLHQAFTDMIHPQPRSPAMGSKDCAYPGQSGSLDTEAWM, encoded by the exons ATGGCTGATCAGAGCAACATCCAGTCCGCCGCCTCCAAGAGCATTCGGCCCTTTAAATCTAGCGAAGAATACCTGTATGCCATGAAGGAGGATCTGGCTGAATGGCTGAACACCCTGTACGACCTAGATATCACTGCGGACACCTTCATGGATGGGCTGGAGACGGGCTGTGCCCTCTGTCGGCACGCCAACAACGTGAACCGCGCAGCGCAGGACTTCCAGCTGGAATACCCGGAGGCTGCACAGTCCATGAAGGTGCCGTCTAAAGATGTTGTCTTTCAGTCACGCAACGTTGTCCCCGGCTCGTTCCTGGCGCGGGATAACGTGTCCAATTTCATCAGCTGGTGCAGGCAGGAGCTCTGGATCAAGGACGTCCTCATGTTTGAGACCAACGACTTGGTGGAGAGATGCAACGAGAAGAATTTTGTCCTGTGCCTCCTCGAGGTGGCGCGACGTGGGTCCAAATTCGGCATGTTGGCCCCCATGTTgatccagctggaggaggagatcGAAGAGGAGATCCGGGACCAGGAGAGCCAGCGGATCGATGCGGGGGAGCCAGTGGAGCAGAGCCCGCCCAGCAGGTGCTTCAGTCGGAAGGAGAGCTGTAAGAAtgtggaggatgaggatgagccTGATCCTGAGCCGTTCATCTGGCAGCAGAAGAGAGTTCTATGTGACATGCGAAATTTGGATGAGTTG GTGCGGGAGATTCTGGGCCAGTGTTCCTGTCCAGCTCAGTTTCCCATGATCAAGGTGTCGGAGGGGAAGTACAAAGTGGGAGACTCCAGTGCGTTGATCTTCATAAGG GTCCTTCGTACTCATGTGATGGTGCGTGTTGGAGGGGGCTGGGACACATTAGAGCACTATTTGGACAAGCATGACCCGTGTCGCTGTGCTGCTTTTG CCCATCGCTACCACCAGGCCAAAGCCAGTGGCCAAGGTCAGGGAGGCCAGAGCAAGTCCTCGAGTGCCCACTCCTCACGCTCCACCAGCCCAGGTCCACACTGGCGAAATGATGGCATCGCACCTTACAAGCAGCCTGACAGGCGCTCCTTGGAGCCCCCATCTGCTCCATGTGCATCCACCTCCTCCACGCGGCCTGGCCACTCTCAGAACCCTTCTGGCTCCGCCGAGCTCGACTCCGGTGCAGCACGCACTCTACTCCCACGGCCGCCACGAGACCGCTCAGAACCCCGCCACTTTAATCCtctcag GAATAAGGAGACAAAGTTACCAGTGACAAGACGTCTGTCTGGAGACAGTGACTCCTCCACAGCCTCCTctaagggaggaggaggaggaggaggaggaggagggcggtACTCTGGTGCCTCACGGCGTTCTGGTGAAGAGGTAATCCTGCTTGTCAATCGCAAGGAGGGGAAGCATATGATTGAGAGACCCGGAGGCAGAAATCAGACCCCATCTCTGCGGCCCTCAATTCCCCGTGCACGCAGCCAGTCTCGCGAACGTCCTGCGCTCACTCCAATACTCAAACCCAACCCACCACAAGGATCCTCTGATGGGTCGCGAACATCCCGCACAGAGAGGGGACGCTCTCTTGGAAACGAGGGCCCAAGGAGGGTACATGGTCCACGTTCTCACAGCCAGAGTAAGTTATCTAGCCGTACACGGTCAAGCGATGCCAGCCCGGGACCCGCTTCCTGCTACAGAGACCCTCAACCCCCGCCTTTAGACAGGCGAGAGGACCTTCGGGCAAAACAAGTGCCCCCATCCTCTCCTAGAATGGGTGGTGGGTTCAGTAAGAGGCAGTCGTCCTCATGTTCTAACTCACCTATTAAAGCGGTTCAAAACAACAATAGTAGCCCCAGCAAGAAGACTATAACTACTCCCAGACCTCCTGCCCCTCGCTCACCCTCCATAGGAAAAGGCAGACTGCTCCCACCAGTTACCTCAGGAGGTCGGCGTTCACCGCACTCATCGCCCCGCAACTCACACCATCATGCTGCCCGCTCCCCTCGGACATTACAAGGCCCTCGCTCTGCTGGCCGAGGTCACCATAGAAACTGGTCTGGCATGGAGCGCCAggagccagaggaggaagaactgGGCCTTGGCTTCCAGATGCTGCCAGCATTAGACCCCCAGAGGGAGCAGGACCTATATCGCAGCTTTGAGGCTGAGTTTCTGGCCAATACACAGCAGGGTAGAGGAGTGTCTAGCAGAGCCCCAGGAGGAGCAACCCTACAGGGAGTTGGGACACATTCAGTGCCCGCCCCCACTGATCCTAATGTCACTGACTCTGCTTATTCCTCCTCTAACTCCTCCACATCCTCCCTGAATGTGGGTGCAAAGTTAGGAACTCTGCCTGACCTCAGGGAATCCAAGAGAACTATTCCTCGTCACTTCCCACTGGAGGACCCCTTACATTTACTACATGGACACAATTTTGGAGGACCTCACAACTTTGGTCAAGGAGAGCCTGAGCATTGGGGGAGCCGTGGAGGAGGTCTCAAGAAGCTCCCGGCCATCTCCAGCTCCATAGAAGAGAGGGACCTTCCATCGTCCCTGCCTGGTCTTAGAGACACAGACTCAGACAGATTGATGAATCAGGTCCCCTCACAACCTGCTTTCCACTGTAGGAATATGAATGGAGACCATGGAGGTTTTCCTCCTACAGGGGGGCTGACAGATCAGCAGGATCAGCTTGGCTGGGGCACAGGGCCTGAAGGAGATATTCCTCTGGAGAATCACCAGCCAAACTTACCTTATGACCTAGAAAATAGTGACGGCAGTGATGACCTCCCACCCCCAGAGGCTTGTCCGTCACCTGTGCCCCTCCCCCCCTCCGAGGACTGCTCCTTCCAGGATTCCTCTAGTGAAAACTCTTCTATGTGCTTCAGCCTGAGCGAATCCCGCTCGGAGTCCCCCCCACCATCCTCACCCCTGGCCAATGGGGACACCGATGGAGAAGTGCTGCACACTAAGAAAGGGCAAAAGAAAGGAGACAGGGTGGGCTGTATCTCAAAGCACAAACTGAGAACCAGGATCAGGCCCCGCATTGACAACAGGCCAGAAAACAGCCCCTCACGTATCCCCACCCCGGTCAGCTACAGAGATCTGCAGGCTCACAACACGCTTTCCCCATGCCACACCCCACCACTGTCACCTCAGAGCTCGCACTCTACTGGTCATCCAGCCACATGCAAGAGCCTGCACCAGGCTTTCACAGACATGATCCATCCTCAACCACGTTCCCCAGCCATGGGCAGCAAAGATTGCGCCTACCCTGGACAGTCGGGGAGCCTGGACACTGAAGCTTGGATGTAG